CACTGGAAAGAAGAAGAGAcgtgagaagagaggagaggttTGAGATTCAGAAGGCGTGATCATTCATGGCGAGCGCCAAGGCGACGATGGGGCAGGAGAAGCAAGACCACTTCGTCCTCAAGAGCGGGCATGCCATGCCGGCCGTCGGATTGGGCACCTGGAGGGCTGGCTCAGATACCGCCCACTCCGTTCAGACGGCCATCACCGAGGTATATATCGCCATGCCCTTGCTTGGGTTTTCAGATACAGTTTTACACCACAGAACTCTGGCTAGTTCGCTCGGAAATGACAGTAGGGTTATGTGATAACCTGAGTGTACGTATGATGGCTGCAGGCTGGATACAGGCACGTGGACACAGCTGCTGAATACGGAGTAGAAAAGGAGGTATGTACGTACATCATTATACCAGTACCCCGTTTCTGTACTGTACTAGCCTAGCTAGCTTAGTAAGCGTGTCCATCAACTACTGAGTTCAGGTCGGCAAAGGGCTTAAGGCTGCAATGGAAGCTGGAATCGACAGGAAAGATTTGTTCGTCACGTCAAAATTATGGTACGCACGTACTTATGTGCGGAGTCGTAGATTGTCGTTCGACGACAGTAACTTAACTTACGGCGTGTTTCGAGCATCTGAATTTTGATCGATATTTTGGGCTACTTCCTTTAGGTGCACGAACTTGGTCCCTGAGAGGGTGCGGCCAGCATTAGAGAACACGCTCAAGGATCTGCAGTTGGACTACATCGATCTTTACCATGTAAGAAAGATAAAACCAGTGCATGATTGTTGCTTTGTCTGGTAATAAGGGACAGTGTAGTGCTTAACACTGCTTATAGTTTTACTATTATCTTGTTCTTTAGTTACTGGTTCAGCTTATGGATACAGTAATAATTATGCCATTGGCGATCTGGAATCGGCAACCTAGATGTGGTGCAGATCTTGTCAAGCTTAAGCATGTAGTATTTCCTGTGACACGCACTGCATACTGACATGCGGAAATTTTGAAACAAAAATGAACGAATGTAGATTCATTGGCCATTCCGGCTGAAAGATGGGGCACACAAGCCTCCGGAAGCAGGGGAGGTGCTGGAATTCGACATGGAGGGGGTGTGGAAGGAGATGGAGAACCTTGTGAAGGACGGACTGGTTAAGGACATCGGGATCTGCAACTACACCGTGACCAAGCTCGACCGGCTGCTACGGTCTGCAAAGATTACACCGGCCGTGTGCCAGGTTGTGAACTCTCAGATTTGATCGCTCGTCCGGCATTCGCTAGAGTCACTTTTTTGACCTTGTGTTTATTTACTTAACTGACAGATGGAAATGCACCCTGGTTGGAAGAACGACAAGATTTTCGAGGCCTGCAAGAAGCCCGGAATCCATGTCACCGTAAGATGTCTTAGCAGACATTTTATTCGCAAAACAAAAGCGCTTAACGGTATTCTTATTtcagtaaaatgcattggcggtcactGAACTTTGTCTCGTACTCTTATTTTCCTTGTGCAGGCTTACTCCCCATTGGGTTCTTCAGAGAAGAACCTTGCGCATGACCCGGTTGTCGAAAAGGTGTGTATGTTCAGAAATCAGAACATAAACGGCTAGTTTTCAAATTAAGTGTACCGTGTAGTGGCTCAACTCAAACCATTGAACTGCAGGTGGCCAACAAGCTGAACAAGACCCCGGGGCAGGTGCTCATCAGGTGGGCTCTGCAGAGGGGAACGAGTGTGATTCCCAAGTCGAGCAAAGACGAGAGGATCAAGGAGAACATCCAGGTGTTTGGGTGGGAGATCCCTGAAGAGGACTTCAAGGTCCTGTGCAGCATCAAAGACGAGGTGAGGGATTGTGACACTTATTCTCTCTTGATCACACTGCAAATGGTGAGATGAAACTAGAGTCAAAATTTCGACACGACTTGGAAATTGGAATACAGCCAGCTGCTGCGTTTGAGTGGCAGTTTAGCAGTACACCACCACCTGAATCCGGATCTCGTTTCCTAGAAAAACTGCATGTCTGTCACCCTAAATATGGTACTAGTAACACAGAAACACTTGCCGCGGTTGGTCGATCTGTTGGTACTCCATATGTTTAGTCGTTTCTTCAGGGTATCTTGCAGGCAGGCTAGTTAGATAAAACCAGTTTAGGCCCGAGAAACGATTCCAGATTGAGCATCTTTCCATGGGTTTATTgtgccaactactccctccgtcccaaaattcttgtcttaaatttgtctagatacggatgtatctaatactaaaatgtgacttgatgcgttcgtatttagacaaatctaagacaagaattttgggacggagggattaCTGGTTAAATACCCCTACTTTCATTCTAAAAACTACAATTCCTGTCGAGTTATTAGAAGATGAttagttcctcaaaaaaaaaaagattagCCGTACGTTTTCCATCTGATGTGATGTAAGCATGCACGTTGAATGATCCCCGGTGCTTTTTTCTTTTTGATGCAGAAGCGTGTGCTGACCGGGGAGGAGCTGTTCGTGAACAAGACCCACGGGCCGTACAAGAGCGCATCCGAAGTCTGGGATCACGAGAACTGAGCTGTGCCGAGCTCCATTAAGCATGCTGAAGAAGCGCAGATGATCTAAGCAGCGGGTGCTCTTTCCATATGCTCTGTAATACAATAAGCACGGCTGTGTACATATATCCAATAAATAAGAACGAACGGCGCTTCTTCCTCCTCCGTGCTTGGTGTGGTTTTGCATTATTTAGTCGCCTTCACCGCCGACGATACTAGCATGCTGCTGTGTACGGAATCCGCGTTCCACTCCAACCATGCATGAGTCGAGATTTGGTGTTTTGCATTTGGCAAGGGATCCAAATGTGAGGAGGAGTTCTTCTCGGTTTTTGCTTCCCAACTTCCTTGCGCATGAAAACCTACAACAACGACATGGGAGGAACAGAATGCAGCTGCTGCTGCGTTCGAGTGGCAATTCTACACCACCTGAATATGGATCTCGTTCGGCAACCAAAAGAATGTCACCCTAAATACAAAAACACTTGCACATGAACCGTAGCATTCAGATGCCGCAATTGGTCGATATGTTATGTTAGTTCTATGTACTGCATTTTTTTTGAGACACCTATATATACTGCATATGTTTGGTCAGTTCCCTCAGGGCATCTCGCAGGCCTTTTATAATATTAGATACACCAGTTTAGGCCCGAGAAATGACGTACAGTAATATTCCCTCGTTTGAAAATAtttgtcattaaaatggataaaaaATATGTATTtaaaattaaaatacatctagatacatcttttttatctattttgatgacaagtatttctggacggagggagtacgtagtaTATTCCAGATAGAGCATGCATCGTTCCATCCGTTTACTGTGCCATCTACTTGTTAAATACAGTACTCCTAGACTCCTAGTGCACTTTGAAAAACTACAAATCCTATCGAGTTAGAAGATAATTAGCCGTACGTTTTCTTCTGATGTAAGCACGTTGGATGGTCGCAGGTGTTTGTTACAGAAGCGTGTGCTGTGCTAACCGGAGAGGAGCTCTTGGTGAAAAAAGACCCATGGGCGCGCATCCGAGCTCTGGGATCACGAGAAATGAGCTCCCACCCATCATGCTGAAGAAGCGCAGATGATGATCCAAATAACGGGTGCTGAAGAAGTGGAGATTATCCGCATGCTCTTTCCATATGCTCtgtataagagcatctctagcagaccttgTAAATCTTGCAAATTCACGTAAGTCTGGCGAGTATACGGGCTCGGTTCAATTTTTTGGCCAGAACAGAGCCCGTATACTCGTCTGGTCTGTAAATTTTTTTACCGTGGCCCGTAAGCCGCCCAGCAGAAGCGGTATATCTACGGGTTTGCGGGGGGtacgggtcgaaaccctatccctCCGCCGCCGCGTTCCACCGCGATTCCCCACTGCCCCCTCGCATTTCTCACCGTCGGTGAGACCGCATCCGTCTTGAAACGCCATGTGGAGCTTCGGCCGCGGCTCCGGTGGTCGCCGCGACCCCGAGCGCGACCGTCGTGTCCGTTCAGATGGCGCGAGGAAGCGCGGGGCCAAGAAGTGGACGAACCGGGGCCTCTCGCCGCCGTCGAGGTTCCTTCGTCGCGAGACGAAGGAGTACTATCGTCAGCAGGCCGCGGGGTCCTCCGTCGCGGGCTCGAGATCTGCCGGGTGGCTCACCCACGTGGCGAGCTCTTCCTTTTCCGGCACGAGgcttctccccgtgaagagggagtggtcggaggagcTGCAAGAGCCGCAGGAGCCCGAGGAGATCGGGCGCCGCGGCATCGTTGGGCCCGAGGACTTCGTCCGCCGATGTCGACGCGGTCGCGGCCGCCATTGCCGAACGCAgcttgcgcgaggaggcggagcgccgaCGCCACCACGAGGAGCTCGAAGACCTCGTGTTCCAGCAGGTGGTCGCGGTGAACCTTGCCGCCAAGGAGAAGGACGACAAGTGGTGGCGCATCCTCGAGGAGCAGAGGGAGAAGTATATCGACCTcggcagctccgacgaggaggattgagctcctccaccgcatcgtccatggccgcgagctcgccgCCGTGAGATCCCCATCCCCTTACTACTAGTAGTGAATGTAGTATGTAATATGAACTAGTGTTTTTAATGAATTAGTGTTTGATCATGTAGTATATGTAGTATGTGATGACATACTATGGTTGCAATTTCTCccgtgatttttttttaaattatgcaGTTTCATATACGGTTTCTGTTCTGTCACACACGTTTTCGACTCGCAAACGAGATCTTCGACGACCTGTAAACGGCTTATGCGGGTCAGGATTTTGCGGGTCAGAATTTTACGgggtctactagagatgctctaagcacGGTTGAGTACATACATTGGCACTACCACTACGGTTTTTCCATGACCCTTCTTCCTGCATGCTTCATGTGGCTTTGCATTTATTTCTCCATGCTACCACCAGTAAGCATGCATGCCGCTGTGATGTACCGTTGCCGTTGTTGCGATTCCAACCATGCAAGGCCGCCGAGATGAGATTCATCAGCGTGCTGCATTTGGTAGGATCCAAATGTGCTGTCGCACTCTAGTCTAGAAAGATTAAACCACTGCTTGGACCACTGAGAAAACGCCTGTAATCGTGCTTAATCAAATGGAACGAACGCAGGTGCAGGTGCTAGTGGAATTATAGTACGTAGAGATCCGGGCTGTACCCGTGTACGGTACAGAGGTCGAAAGGACGGGGCCGTATGCATGCACGGCCATGTTGCACGGCTGTTCTTCACTCTAATAAATCAGATTCGAGTACGGGAGAGGAATTTGTAGACGATGGCCACATGGCGTGCCCGGGTGGGGCCGGGAGGCAGTGGCTCAGTGTTGACCGACATGGCGGCAGGGTCGCCTCGCCCAGGTTGGCCGGGCACGGGCAATGGTGGTGGTGGTCCAAGGAGGAGGGAGGAATATAGGCTAGGCTCGAGCCCAAATGAGAGATTGGATCTTGTGGCCGGGCGCCCGAGGTGGTCGGTGGCTGGCGCCGTGGTAGCGACAGAGGCGACGATGCTCTCCGAGCCCATGAAGCTTCGCGGCTGCTTCCTGCTCGGCTACTGCCTCGCTCGCACGTGAGACGCCATGGCGCCATCTGCCGCTCTTCTCGAGTCGGTCAAGCACGTTTGCATAGGCCGGCCGGTCAAATTCACGAGCTCGCGGGGTTCCACGGCCAGGCAATGCGTGCTCAGTTTTCATGTGTTATGTAACGTTTTTTCTATAAGTCCATTGATAGAAAAAATTAGACCAAGTACCAAGAGGTGGCACATCACATGCCACGGGCGTGTGAACATGGCACCCGGAGCAGAGAAACAAGGAATGCTCGGCCCAAGCGGGAAAAACACAGCTAAACTTGCCGTACTAAGAGGCAGCTCGAACCAAACCAACAACTCCGAATCCATAACTGAGGACACCGCGAGCAAACAAAAACAACACCTTCACGAAGGTGAAGGACTCCGAGAAGCCGTCGCCGTTCGATCCGAATAACCGGACCTAGGGTGTTCCCTGATGCTCGAAGAAGGGCACAAATAACAATCATGGCGACGCCTCCAAGAAAGGGAGGGCACCCACGGGTGTCACCGCTGCCAGCATAGAATGCAGGGATTTCGCCCTAAGCCAAAGTCCGGGCAATCCCAAGCCGCCGGATCATGAATCGGAGAGAAGGAGTCGAGGCACAGGTCGAAACCGCAAACACAGAAAGGGGAGCCACGCCCGCCACCAAAGAAGGCATCGGGCGTCGACGGACGTGCGAGCTATGGAGCAGGCGGAAGCACGGGGCATGGAGGTAGGCGAGGTTGGGCGACTGGGCGGAATGAGAGGTGGCAGGGGGTGCGGTAGGCGCGACGGGCCGCCGGACATGTAACGAATATTCATGTGCCTCGTAACCAAAATCCTGGTCGCAACCACACCGATTTTCAGTTGGTTTTTGTCCTCCTTCTAAAACACCAAGTATATCATATCGATGTGCATACAGCTCCACGCACACGCTCAATTAATATCAAATGTTGCAACATCTACAACCACACTTAGCAAAATTGATGCCCCAACGTTAATTAACGCGTTCGGTCGCGTTCACGGATGGTGACTGGTCACCCTTCATATTTCACACTTCACAATCACACTTCCCATTTTCATTTTTATACAAAGACATGCAACAATTATGATCTACGTATGAACCATGGTAAACTACCATCTACAATACTCGTCATCGGatatgttgatgaagtttgtgtTAGAGTGCCGGCCTCACGGTCATTGGCGCTCGGGCGAAACAAGGGCACCTCCTCGTCGGACGCAAGGGCCTAGTCGACTTCCAACGCCGCCTCACGAAGAAAGCGGTGGTTGGCCTGCACTTCCACCTCCGAGTGGGTGGAatcgaggatggcctgctgcttCGTCCCCTTCTCGCTTGGGCAGAACTCCGCAAGCACGTCCATCCAGAATCCGGACTGGAGCAGCGTCGATGCATCCTCCTCGCCGTCCGACGGCGACTCCTCCGAGTCCTCCCGCACCACcatctccgccaccacctcctacTTTGGAGCCTCCACCTTCATGTGCTCCGGCGACTCCTCATCGGGACTATCCGGAGGCAGGCCGGCCGCAATGCGTGCGGCGGGACGCGCGGCACGGGCCTCCTCCGCGACCCGCATCCTCATCTGGATCTCCGCAAGTTGTTCAAGTGGACGCCCTGGAGCCGTTGGCGCGCGGTACAACCGCTAGTACAAGCGCGTGCGCTCGTACCATGCACCACCTTCTGTCCTGGATGCGTCATGACGCTTCTTGTTGACTTGCCTTGCTACCACACCTCATGTTTTCTTCTATGTGACGACATTCTTCCATGTTTGAGCCCATTTTCAGTGAAAACACATTATTccttgcattcattagtcattagtagctACATCGAAGTGATTCTCTCGGAAATTTTGGGATTATCTGGTTTAAACAACAATGTGATGAGTgcaaaaatatcactcatcaagCATCAACTAGTTGGAGGCCGGTACCAACGGCTCTGCTGCGTCTGAGTGACTATCCAGGGGCTCCTATCTTGAGTCGGACAATCCGAACGCTTTGTTGGACATTTCAAGTCGGTGTGTCTTTGCATCATCCTGTCATTGGCCGGACATTCCAGGCTCTGTCCACCCTTGTGTTTGAGGTGCTCCTCCTGGCGCCAGACTGTCGAGTGTCATGTCCTGGACAATACGCTTGGCTAGTGGCAACTGTTCTTTCATGCCTCACACTTTGGGGAAGGGGCTTCTTGATCATCCTCTTCCAGCTTCCCTCTCTCAAACCTATATACTCACAAGATAAGAATGTCTAGTAGCATACCATCGTCAAGTATAGTAGATAGGCACATATAAAGCAGAAGATTAACTTTTGTAAGCAAACATATGTCACTTTGCATTATACATAGCGATGCCCGTAAAATCTGGCATATCAACTCTAGGTTCGCAGTAATAGCTATATAAAAAATTTGTGTGTGTGCTTCAATTGTCTAGATTATATTAGCCTCACAATACATGCAGATTCATGCGCGTCCATCATACACACCAATGTCGCACGCAAATAACAAAGGTAGCAAAAATTACATAGTTcttacataaaatttattttatgtgcacaactcaaacattagCTCTTTGATTTCCATTGTGGGTTCACATATGCTCCACAATGTCACTGAGTAGTTGCGCGTGCACCTGATGATCTTAAAAATTCTGATGCATCTACAGAAAGTTCATAAGCTGATTTGCATCTTGATCTTCCGGGATTTGGACTTGTTCTTCGGGCGCTTCAAAATCATTGGTTTGGgctacaccatcaccctcatcctcgacaaaTCATATTATGCAAAATAATACAACATGTCATCAGTTGCCACAAATTTCTGATTCCCACATGTCACCAGAGAGGACtcctatgtgaaggaaatatgccctagaggcaataataaagttgttatttatatttccttatatcatgataaatgtttattattcatgctagaattgtattaaccggaaacttagtacatctgtgaatacatagacaaaactgagtgtccctagtatgcctctacttgactagctcattaatcaaagatggttaagtttcctaaccatagacatgtgttgtcatttgatgaatgggatcacatcattagagaatgatgtgatggacaagacccatccgttagcttgatcgtttagttttactgctattgctttcttcatgtcttatacatattcctctaactatgagattatgcaactcccgaataccagaggaacaccttgtgtgctatcaaacgtcacaatgtaactgcgttattataaagatgctctataggtgtctccaaaggtgtttgttgggttggcatagatcaagattaggatttgtcactccaagtatcggagaggtatctctgggccctctcggtaatacacatcactataagccttgcaagcaatgtgattaatgagttactcatgggatgatgcattacggaacgagtaaagagatttgccggtaacgagattgaactaggtatgatgataccggcgatcgaatctccggcaagtaacataccgatgacaaagggaatgacgtatgttgttatgcggtttgaccgataaagatcttcgtagaatatgtaggagccaatatgagcatccaggttccactattggttattgaccggatatgtgtctcggtcatgtctacatagttctcgaacccgtagggtccgcacgcttaacgttcgatgacgatttgtattatgcgttatgtgttttggtgaccgaagtttgttcggagtcccggatgagatcacggacatgactaggagtctcgaaatggccgagagataaagattcatatattgaaagGTTGTATTcagacattggaatggttccgagtgattcaggtattttaccggagtaccgaggggttaccggaaccccccggggaagtattggggcaacatgggcctaagggagagagagggaagcccgcggagGGTGGCCATGCGCCCCcgtcctagggagtccgaataggacaaggaggagggggcggcgccccccttccatttccctctccctctccttcctattccctccgacGGAAGAAAgtaaaaaaggggggggggggcgagtaggactcccccccatggcgcgccccttctggctgccggcctctctccccctcctttatatacgtgggcagggggcaccccaaaggcacaccaagatttatcttagccgtgtgcggtgcccccctccacagtttactcctgcggtcatagcgtcgtagtgcttaggtgaagccctgcgcggatcacatcaccacgccgtcgtgctgacggaactctcccttgaccctctactagatcaagaactcgagggacgtcatcgagctgaacgtgtgctgaacatggaggtgccgtatgttcggtacttggatcggttcgatcgtgaagacgttcgactacatca
This DNA window, taken from Triticum aestivum cultivar Chinese Spring chromosome 1D, IWGSC CS RefSeq v2.1, whole genome shotgun sequence, encodes the following:
- the LOC123182352 gene encoding aldose reductase; this translates as MASAKATMGQEKQDHFVLKSGHAMPAVGLGTWRAGSDTAHSVQTAITEAGYRHVDTAAEYGVEKEVGKGLKAAMEAGIDRKDLFVTSKLWCTNLVPERVRPALENTLKDLQLDYIDLYHIHWPFRLKDGAHKPPEAGEVLEFDMEGVWKEMENLVKDGLVKDIGICNYTVTKLDRLLRSAKITPAVCQMEMHPGWKNDKIFEACKKPGIHVTAYSPLGSSEKNLAHDPVVEKVANKLNKTPGQVLIRWALQRGTSVIPKSSKDERIKENIQVFGWEIPEEDFKVLCSIKDEKRVLTGEELFVNKTHGPYKSASEVWDHEN